In Nitrospira sp., one genomic interval encodes:
- a CDS encoding response regulator transcription factor, translating to MKKVRVLLADDHTLVRAGFRALLEKLDGIQVIDEVSNGRDALRIAKEREPEVVLMDIAMPEMNGLEATIRMRQECPQTRVLMLSMYTNEEYLKEALRAGAAGYLLKDADRAELELAIKTVCRGETYLTPSVVKFTLDAYRRQDDSQLGPLGRLTGRQREILQLIAEGWSTKQIAQRLDLSVKTVETHRAQLMERLEIHDVPGLVRLAIRTGLVRTDS from the coding sequence ATGAAAAAAGTGAGGGTGCTGCTGGCGGACGATCATACCCTGGTACGGGCCGGGTTCCGCGCCTTGTTGGAAAAGTTGGACGGTATCCAGGTGATCGATGAAGTCAGCAATGGGCGTGACGCCTTGAGAATCGCAAAGGAACGCGAACCGGAGGTGGTGCTGATGGATATCGCCATGCCGGAGATGAACGGGCTTGAGGCCACGATCCGGATGCGGCAGGAGTGCCCGCAAACGCGGGTGCTGATGCTGTCGATGTACACGAACGAAGAATATCTCAAAGAAGCGCTTCGTGCCGGCGCCGCAGGGTACCTGCTTAAAGATGCCGATCGTGCCGAACTTGAACTGGCCATCAAGACAGTCTGCCGAGGCGAGACCTATTTGACCCCCTCTGTCGTCAAATTTACCTTGGATGCGTATCGCCGGCAGGACGATTCACAACTCGGGCCCCTGGGTCGTCTGACTGGGCGCCAGCGCGAGATACTCCAACTCATCGCGGAGGGCTGGTCAACTAAGCAGATTGCGCAACGCCTCGACCTGAGCGTCAAGACGGTTGAGACCCACCGGGCACAGTTGATGGAGCGACTGGAGATCCACGACGTCCCGGGCCTGGTTCGCCTGGCGATCAGAACCGGACTCGTGCGGACAGATTCATGA
- a CDS encoding Gfo/Idh/MocA family oxidoreductase, whose translation MKKLRIGVIGTGAFAETCHVPGLQSHPQAEVVMLCGRDHDRTQAMAGRLNVPETTTDYEMLCARADIDAVTIATPNVFHARQAKAALAAGKHVLCEKPLGISVGEALDMVRAAEATERVHQVAFTFRYLYGVQELRRRLRQGDVGQPHYVRIEFDSWQGLHPDSLIGFREKLSWAGAGVLYDVGSHLFDLVNFVLDPIEAVTGFTTLIPREGVDRLTGRLTDVETDDIAGGWFICENALRGQWFASRATPTLGDKAFIEVIGREGALRASLSRGSVDTLKVSTPGQTEWKNLSLPDPASDGKPHCLPVMMHSFVDACIRGKLNPHVDASFYDGLAVQRALTAVLQASYRPGWIQLGSDSLPTVSQPSSANNENRPLGYWRD comes from the coding sequence ATGAAGAAACTACGTATCGGCGTGATCGGAACCGGAGCGTTTGCCGAAACCTGTCACGTCCCCGGCTTGCAATCTCATCCGCAAGCAGAGGTGGTGATGCTCTGCGGGCGCGATCATGACCGCACGCAGGCCATGGCCGGCCGACTGAACGTGCCTGAGACCACCACAGATTATGAGATGTTGTGCGCGCGAGCCGATATCGATGCCGTGACTATCGCGACTCCCAACGTGTTTCATGCACGTCAAGCGAAGGCTGCGCTCGCTGCCGGAAAACATGTGCTGTGTGAAAAGCCGCTGGGCATCAGTGTCGGGGAAGCCCTCGATATGGTTCGTGCGGCCGAGGCGACTGAGAGGGTCCACCAGGTTGCGTTTACATTCCGCTATCTCTACGGCGTTCAAGAGCTGCGACGTCGACTCCGCCAGGGTGATGTTGGGCAGCCGCATTACGTGCGCATCGAGTTCGATTCGTGGCAAGGTCTTCATCCGGATTCTCTGATCGGTTTTCGAGAGAAGCTGAGTTGGGCGGGAGCCGGAGTGCTTTACGACGTCGGATCTCACTTGTTCGACTTAGTTAATTTCGTGTTGGACCCCATTGAAGCGGTGACGGGGTTCACGACCTTGATCCCGCGTGAGGGAGTCGACCGCCTGACAGGACGACTCACAGATGTTGAGACAGATGATATCGCCGGTGGGTGGTTCATCTGCGAGAACGCTCTGCGTGGGCAATGGTTTGCCAGCCGCGCCACACCCACTCTCGGAGACAAAGCGTTTATCGAAGTGATTGGACGGGAGGGTGCACTGAGGGCCTCACTGAGTAGAGGATCGGTGGATACGCTGAAAGTGTCGACTCCCGGTCAGACAGAGTGGAAAAACTTGTCGTTGCCGGACCCTGCATCGGACGGCAAACCGCATTGCCTTCCCGTCATGATGCACAGCTTCGTGGATGCCTGTATCCGAGGCAAACTTAACCCTCACGTGGATGCCTCTTTTTATGATGGCCTTGCCGTCCAACGAGCGTTGACGGCCGTGCTGCAAGCGTCCTACCGCCCAGGGTGGATTCAACTGGGGAGTGATTCCCTGCCGACGGTGTCTCAGCCTTCTTCCGCAAACAATGAAAACCGACCGCTTGGGTATTGGCGGG
- a CDS encoding PAS domain-containing protein, producing MVELSGVEDTQPAVITTAPDGVITSLNPAAERLLDIAADAVIGQLTPTLFHDPAELAGRMDAGVLQAEALIADRFDAIVARARIGQVSQEEWIYVHRDGHRRPVLLTVCPVPDTSGNVIGYCLVVRDKDKQVGAEELLRHQAELLHLANDAILVRDLDRDTITYWNDGAVRLYGWTAEAALGAYIHHFLRTRFPRPLEEIKQLFLEGGFWTGELIHTTRDGRTITVSSRWTLLRDSQGRPTGSLELNTDITEQKRAQEALKVAHEELERRVDERTAALSEANERLRVLSRRLMEIQESERRAIARDLHDEIGQALTAMKLNLRELRTLPNCEHVEEQIADSLEILAQVLQRVRSLALDLRPSLLDELGLVPALRWYAGRQAERAGWELRFSAEGAVTRPSPEIEIACFRLAQEALTNVARHSRAEWVEVRLEFGTREVVLVIRDGGIGFDLQDIRNRAHAGTSIGLSGMEERVRLAGGEFAVHSTPGEGTEIRALFPTKPEPRLGENAPT from the coding sequence GTGGTCGAGCTGAGCGGTGTCGAAGATACCCAACCAGCCGTGATTACGACCGCGCCGGATGGTGTGATCACAAGTCTCAATCCCGCCGCCGAGAGATTGTTGGACATCGCGGCGGATGCCGTGATCGGTCAACTGACGCCTACCTTGTTTCATGATCCTGCCGAATTGGCGGGGCGTATGGACGCGGGCGTTCTTCAGGCCGAGGCCCTGATTGCGGATCGGTTTGACGCCATTGTGGCAAGAGCGAGGATCGGTCAGGTCTCTCAGGAAGAGTGGATCTACGTACACCGTGATGGTCATCGACGTCCCGTGCTCCTCACGGTGTGTCCGGTGCCGGATACATCGGGAAATGTGATCGGCTATTGCCTCGTCGTGCGGGACAAAGACAAACAGGTGGGTGCGGAAGAATTGCTACGGCACCAAGCCGAACTTCTTCACTTGGCCAACGATGCGATTCTCGTGCGGGATCTGGATCGCGATACCATTACCTATTGGAACGATGGAGCCGTCCGGCTCTATGGATGGACAGCGGAGGCGGCGCTGGGGGCCTATATCCATCACTTTCTGCGGACTCGATTTCCGCGCCCGTTGGAGGAGATCAAACAGCTGTTTCTCGAGGGCGGGTTCTGGACCGGGGAACTCATCCATACCACGCGCGATGGCCGGACGATTACGGTGTCAAGCCGCTGGACCTTGCTTCGGGATTCGCAGGGGCGACCCACCGGCAGCTTGGAACTAAATACGGACATTACGGAACAGAAACGGGCGCAGGAGGCGCTGAAGGTGGCGCATGAGGAACTCGAACGTCGCGTGGACGAACGGACCGCTGCGCTCAGTGAGGCGAATGAACGGTTGCGTGTCCTCTCCCGTCGGTTGATGGAAATTCAAGAGTCAGAACGGCGCGCGATCGCCAGAGATCTACACGATGAAATCGGTCAGGCGCTAACGGCCATGAAGTTGAATTTGCGCGAACTGCGTACCCTACCGAATTGTGAGCACGTTGAGGAACAAATTGCGGACAGCCTGGAAATCCTTGCCCAAGTGCTGCAAAGGGTTCGAAGCCTGGCCTTGGATCTGCGGCCGTCCTTATTGGATGAGTTGGGGCTGGTTCCCGCACTCCGGTGGTACGCCGGAAGACAGGCCGAGCGGGCCGGTTGGGAACTGCGATTCAGCGCCGAGGGTGCGGTGACCAGGCCCTCCCCTGAGATCGAAATCGCTTGCTTTCGATTGGCTCAAGAGGCACTGACCAATGTGGCTCGTCATTCCCGGGCCGAATGGGTAGAGGTGCGCCTGGAATTCGGGACCCGTGAGGTGGTGCTGGTGATACGTGACGGAGGAATTGGGTTCGACCTACAAGACATTCGCAATAGGGCGCATGCGGGAACCAGCATCGGGTTATCCGGTATGGAAGAACGGGTCCGTCTTGCCGGAGGGGAGTTTGCAGTCCACTCCACACCAGGTGAGGGGACTGAAATCCGAGCCCTGTTCCCGACCAAACCAGAACCACGGCTCGGGGAGAATGCTCCAACATGA
- a CDS encoding IS5 family transposase has protein sequence MQQQTFAEVSFEQYRKPTRREQFLNEMNQVVPWAELVAAIEPVYPKAEGPGRPPVGVERMLRLHCLQQWFNLSDPAVEEALYDSHAMRQFVGIDLGREPVPDETTICKFRHLLEAHHLGAQLFARIGAYLAAHGLKVSRGTIVDATIINAPSSTKNRQKERDPEMHQTKKGNQWYFGMKAHIGVDSRTKLVHSVAATAANVHDSQVLPELLHGQETRVWGDAAYSGQRDMIQHHAPHAKSFVQTKAHRHRPLSETERARNRTKSKVRAKVEHVFLVIKRIFGWAKVRYRGLAKNAHWLSISCGLANLYVARRHLLAAA, from the coding sequence ATGCAGCAACAGACGTTTGCCGAAGTCTCGTTTGAACAGTATCGCAAGCCCACCCGCCGGGAGCAGTTTCTCAACGAGATGAACCAGGTTGTTCCATGGGCGGAATTGGTAGCGGCGATCGAGCCGGTCTACCCCAAGGCCGAGGGCCCAGGGCGTCCGCCCGTGGGTGTCGAACGCATGTTGCGCCTCCATTGTCTGCAACAGTGGTTTAACCTGTCGGACCCGGCGGTGGAGGAAGCGCTGTACGACTCACACGCCATGCGGCAGTTCGTGGGGATTGATCTGGGCCGCGAGCCCGTACCGGATGAAACCACCATCTGTAAGTTTCGGCATCTGCTGGAAGCCCACCACTTGGGCGCACAGCTCTTTGCGCGGATCGGCGCGTATCTGGCTGCCCACGGGCTGAAGGTCAGCCGGGGCACGATCGTGGATGCCACGATCATCAATGCGCCCAGTTCGACGAAGAATCGCCAGAAAGAGCGAGATCCGGAGATGCATCAGACCAAGAAGGGGAACCAGTGGTATTTCGGCATGAAGGCGCATATTGGAGTGGACAGCCGGACGAAGCTGGTTCACTCAGTGGCGGCCACGGCGGCGAATGTCCATGACAGCCAGGTGTTGCCGGAGTTGCTGCATGGACAGGAGACACGAGTATGGGGCGATGCCGCCTATAGCGGGCAACGCGACATGATTCAGCACCATGCTCCCCATGCCAAGAGCTTCGTCCAGACGAAAGCCCATCGCCATCGGCCCTTGAGCGAGACGGAGCGGGCCCGCAATCGGACGAAGTCGAAGGTTCGTGCCAAAGTCGAGCATGTGTTCTTGGTGATCAAGCGGATCTTCGGGTGGGCCAAAGTGCGGTACCGGGGGCTCGCGAAGAATGCGCACTGGTTGTCTATCAGTTGCGGCTTGGCGAATCTGTATGTAGCACGCCGGCACTTGCTGGCGGCAGCCTAG
- a CDS encoding DMT family transporter, translating to MEKPTAAAAYAALTTSALVWGGSIVGQKMALGAFSAVETSVLRGAGALAILIPLWWLTEGHRARLTVRDVKLLSLLGLGVLGNHLCTLFGLRYIGASTAGVIIGASPAITALLSSLLVRDIPFRTVAAGCTVSFAGVALVSGLGGNLPAGANPWLGGTLVLLGLVSWALYSIGGREVMERLSPLTVNWTTLLVSLLLQIPLLWTDQKLSVSGADSVPLSGWLALLYLIVFATALGQQAWLYGVKGVGPSRAGIFVNLIPVSALLLSALVLGEAIGLREIAGIVLILAGVWLVGRQSSRLQQAE from the coding sequence ATGGAGAAGCCGACGGCGGCTGCCGCCTATGCCGCGCTCACTACATCGGCCTTAGTCTGGGGCGGTTCCATCGTGGGCCAGAAAATGGCGCTGGGGGCCTTTTCGGCGGTGGAGACCTCCGTGCTGCGGGGCGCGGGTGCCTTGGCGATTTTGATTCCCCTCTGGTGGCTGACCGAGGGGCATCGCGCCCGACTGACTGTTCGTGATGTGAAACTCTTGTCCCTTCTGGGCCTGGGCGTGCTGGGCAACCACCTCTGCACGTTGTTCGGTCTGCGATATATCGGCGCCTCGACGGCCGGTGTCATTATCGGCGCGAGTCCGGCGATCACGGCCCTACTTTCCTCGCTGTTGGTGCGCGACATCCCCTTCAGGACCGTAGCGGCCGGCTGTACGGTGTCTTTTGCCGGTGTTGCCCTGGTCTCCGGTCTGGGGGGAAACCTTCCGGCCGGAGCCAATCCCTGGCTCGGTGGCACGCTGGTGCTGCTGGGACTGGTCAGCTGGGCCCTCTATTCCATCGGCGGGCGCGAAGTCATGGAGCGGCTTTCTCCGCTGACGGTGAACTGGACGACCCTGCTGGTGTCTCTCCTCTTGCAGATTCCGCTGTTATGGACGGATCAGAAACTGTCGGTCAGCGGAGCCGACTCCGTGCCGCTCTCCGGTTGGCTGGCCCTGCTCTACCTGATCGTGTTTGCGACGGCGCTGGGCCAGCAGGCCTGGTTGTATGGGGTGAAGGGGGTCGGCCCCTCTCGAGCGGGCATTTTCGTGAACCTCATTCCAGTCTCAGCGCTGCTGCTGTCGGCCCTCGTGCTCGGCGAGGCGATCGGCCTGCGGGAAATCGCCGGTATCGTGTTGATATTGGCCGGCGTCTGGCTGGTCGGCCGGCAATCGAGTCGCCTGCAACAGGCGGAGTAG
- a CDS encoding carboxypeptidase M32: MRSVIGFTRRESCATIRKTARSYHGHISRRSKKVQTLAALEPLTTRLLEIRRIQSAASVLSWDQETYMPAGGGAARAEQIAVLEGLAHRQLVSPDTHALLAQWVDPATGEAGDTWDEPSRALLREAWRDVSRARKLPSEFVMRLSRASSLAQQAWITARAENRFAHFLPHLISLVGLKREEAEYLGYRASPYDALLDLYEPGATIAQITPLFAQLRAKLVPLLQRIQGSGVTIDEGCLHQSFDPARQLEFGRLVLVAMGYDFERGRLDQSAHPFTTSLHPTDVRVTTRVFEKDLPSCLFSCIHEGGHGLYDQGLDPRYYGTPLGESVSLGFHESQSRLWENCVGRSRPFWRCFYPLLQQTFPQQLSNVSPDRFYAAINRVTPSLIRVEADELTYNLHIMLRVEIEQPLIEGKVQAEDLPELWREKMRDYLGVVPERDAEGVLQDVHWSMGAFGYFPTYTLGNLYSVQFYEQAKQEIPQLEEDVAAGHLLPLRRWLEQKIHRWGRMFTPDHLARRVTGSSVTPEPFLRYLETKYGEIYRL; this comes from the coding sequence ATGAGATCAGTCATCGGTTTCACTCGGCGTGAGAGTTGTGCGACAATCCGCAAGACCGCGCGATCATACCATGGACACATCAGCAGAAGGAGCAAGAAGGTGCAGACACTGGCGGCGCTGGAACCACTGACGACCCGATTGTTGGAAATCCGACGCATTCAAAGCGCCGCGTCCGTACTGTCGTGGGACCAGGAAACCTATATGCCCGCAGGAGGGGGAGCCGCTCGTGCCGAGCAGATCGCGGTGCTGGAAGGCCTTGCCCATCGCCAGCTCGTGTCACCGGACACCCACGCCTTGCTCGCGCAATGGGTCGATCCCGCCACCGGCGAGGCCGGTGATACGTGGGATGAGCCCTCCCGCGCCCTGTTGCGTGAGGCCTGGCGCGATGTCAGTCGGGCGAGGAAACTCCCGTCCGAGTTCGTCATGAGATTGAGCCGAGCCTCGTCTCTCGCCCAACAGGCCTGGATCACAGCCCGCGCGGAGAATCGCTTCGCGCACTTTCTCCCTCATCTCATCTCCCTTGTCGGCCTCAAACGGGAAGAAGCGGAGTATCTGGGGTACCGCGCGTCGCCCTACGACGCCCTGCTCGACCTCTACGAGCCCGGCGCCACCATCGCGCAGATCACGCCTCTGTTTGCGCAACTGCGGGCCAAGCTCGTTCCGCTCCTCCAGCGCATCCAAGGCAGCGGGGTCACGATCGACGAGGGCTGTCTGCACCAAAGCTTCGACCCGGCACGGCAATTGGAATTCGGTCGGCTGGTGCTGGTGGCCATGGGGTACGATTTCGAGCGCGGCCGCCTCGATCAGTCGGCGCACCCCTTCACGACGTCACTCCACCCAACCGATGTGCGCGTCACGACACGGGTCTTCGAGAAGGATCTCCCCTCCTGCCTGTTCAGCTGCATTCACGAGGGGGGGCATGGTTTGTACGACCAAGGGCTGGATCCGCGCTATTACGGGACACCGCTGGGTGAATCGGTGTCGTTGGGATTTCACGAGAGCCAGTCGCGCCTGTGGGAAAATTGCGTCGGCCGCTCACGCCCGTTCTGGCGTTGCTTCTATCCCCTGCTTCAACAGACGTTTCCTCAGCAGCTCTCGAATGTCTCTCCGGATCGGTTTTACGCGGCGATCAATCGTGTCACGCCGTCGTTGATCCGCGTTGAAGCCGATGAACTGACCTACAACCTGCACATTATGCTACGGGTGGAGATCGAGCAACCCTTGATCGAAGGGAAGGTGCAGGCCGAAGACTTGCCGGAACTGTGGCGGGAGAAAATGCGAGACTACCTGGGCGTGGTGCCGGAACGCGACGCCGAGGGGGTCCTGCAGGACGTCCACTGGTCGATGGGGGCCTTCGGCTATTTTCCGACCTATACGTTGGGCAATCTCTACTCGGTACAATTTTACGAACAGGCCAAACAGGAGATCCCTCAACTGGAGGAGGACGTGGCGGCCGGCCATCTCCTCCCGCTCCGCCGGTGGCTCGAACAGAAAATTCACCGCTGGGGACGGATGTTCACGCCGGACCACCTCGCACGACGGGTGACTGGCAGCAGCGTGACGCCGGAACCGTTCCTGCGCTACCTGGAAACCAAATACGGCGAGATCTATCGCCTCTGA
- a CDS encoding class I SAM-dependent methyltransferase, which translates to MCPWYDRAVLRIVAQLSRRVKPMTDLIAEKIDAYAAAHSLPESPARRALREETERTMEYARMLVGPLEGAFLHMMTRVVQARRVLEIGMFTGYSALCFAEALADDGRVVTCEIDQEAAAVARRYFAQSPHGQKIEVRMGPALETMAALDGPCDLIFIDADKVNYVNYYRLARELLSPRGLILIDNVLWGGDVLLDPPPDDRTAAIQELNRVVREDAGVTAVMATIRDGLWVITPKPPPQAAP; encoded by the coding sequence ATGTGTCCATGGTATGATCGCGCGGTCTTGCGGATTGTCGCACAACTCTCACGCCGAGTGAAACCGATGACTGATCTCATTGCCGAGAAGATCGACGCTTATGCTGCCGCCCATTCCTTGCCGGAATCCCCGGCGCGCCGGGCCCTGCGCGAAGAGACCGAGCGTACTATGGAGTATGCCCGCATGCTCGTAGGGCCGCTGGAAGGGGCCTTTCTCCATATGATGACGCGCGTGGTACAGGCGAGACGGGTGTTGGAGATCGGAATGTTCACCGGCTACAGCGCCCTGTGTTTCGCCGAGGCATTGGCCGACGATGGGCGCGTGGTGACGTGCGAGATCGATCAGGAAGCGGCGGCGGTCGCGCGGCGCTACTTTGCGCAATCGCCCCACGGACAGAAGATCGAGGTGCGTATGGGGCCGGCCCTTGAGACCATGGCAGCGTTGGACGGGCCGTGTGACCTGATCTTTATCGACGCGGATAAGGTGAACTATGTGAACTATTACCGCCTTGCGAGGGAACTGCTGTCGCCGCGTGGCCTCATTCTCATCGACAATGTCTTGTGGGGAGGGGACGTGTTGCTCGATCCGCCGCCCGACGACCGAACCGCCGCGATCCAGGAATTGAATCGTGTTGTCAGAGAGGATGCAGGGGTTACCGCCGTGATGGCGACGATTCGGGATGGCCTCTGGGTCATCACGCCGAAACCGCCGCCTCAGGCGGCGCCGTGA